A window of the Tunturibacter empetritectus genome harbors these coding sequences:
- the pssA gene encoding CDP-diacylglycerol--serine O-phosphatidyltransferase: MEDAQIGTDGKMRRQPSRGMYVLPSLFTAGNMAAGYYAITQSIQGSVADQSYFDRAALALGIAVLFDGLDGIIARMTNTTSDFGKELDSLADVITFGVAPSLLAYIWGFRMLPLMAHPEARQQIVHIGVFVCFIFLICGASRLARFNISINPQPRNPGRPGKKYFVGMPIPAGAGVISSVIHFQRGSPIDNPWISVVWLCLLLFTSFLMVSNWRFWSAKEITVGARHPYRLFALIAVVGASIVLFHQYMLIIIAMAYLVSGVVARLAYSWGRRRRHSAV; encoded by the coding sequence ATGGAGGACGCGCAGATCGGGACCGATGGGAAGATGCGGCGTCAACCCAGCCGCGGGATGTATGTGCTGCCGTCGCTGTTTACAGCGGGCAATATGGCTGCTGGATACTACGCAATTACGCAGAGTATTCAGGGGTCGGTGGCAGACCAGAGTTACTTTGATCGAGCTGCGTTGGCGCTTGGGATTGCCGTTTTATTCGACGGGCTCGACGGCATCATTGCACGGATGACGAACACGACGAGCGACTTTGGGAAAGAGCTTGACTCGCTGGCGGATGTGATTACGTTTGGCGTGGCACCCAGTCTGCTGGCTTATATATGGGGTTTCCGTATGTTGCCTCTGATGGCGCATCCGGAGGCGCGGCAGCAGATAGTGCATATCGGAGTATTCGTCTGCTTTATCTTTTTGATCTGCGGTGCCAGCCGTTTAGCGAGATTTAACATCAGCATCAATCCTCAGCCTCGTAATCCTGGACGGCCGGGCAAGAAGTATTTTGTGGGCATGCCGATCCCAGCGGGTGCGGGCGTGATTAGCTCGGTGATTCACTTTCAACGCGGTTCGCCGATTGATAATCCGTGGATCTCCGTAGTTTGGCTATGTCTGCTGCTGTTCACAAGCTTTTTGATGGTGAGCAATTGGCGGTTCTGGAGCGCAAAGGAGATCACAGTTGGAGCGCGGCATCCTTACCGATTGTTCGCGCTTATTGCGGTGGTCGGTGCGTCGATTGTCCTGTTTCATCAATACATGCTAATCATTATCGCGATGGCCTACCTGGTGTCGGGCGTGGTGGCGAGGCTCGCTTATTCATGGGGCAGACGACGACGGCACTCCGCCGTGTAA
- a CDS encoding phosphatidylserine decarboxylase has product MVRDGFFYALGLGVVAAALWYLNMPIALVALPVVLAIFFLWFFRDPNRTIPQAPGQIVSPGDGVVTEAEWIETISGSRLRLSIFLNVFDVHVNRSPVGGVVKVCEFRKGEFMNAMKPESVLNNEQTLITIDAGGYEVSFKQIAGLLARRIVCNLKVGDRVERGQRIGLIKFGSRVDVLMPAAANLKVKTGARVKGGSTVLAVLPEQSLNNATVVA; this is encoded by the coding sequence ATGGTTCGAGACGGTTTTTTCTATGCCTTAGGGCTTGGGGTTGTGGCGGCGGCGCTCTGGTATCTGAATATGCCGATTGCGCTAGTGGCGCTACCGGTGGTGCTGGCGATCTTCTTTTTGTGGTTTTTTCGAGATCCTAACCGGACAATTCCGCAGGCTCCAGGCCAGATTGTGTCTCCTGGCGACGGCGTCGTGACAGAAGCGGAGTGGATTGAGACGATTAGCGGGAGCCGGTTACGGCTCAGCATCTTTCTGAATGTCTTTGATGTGCATGTGAACCGGTCGCCGGTCGGCGGAGTCGTGAAGGTCTGCGAGTTTCGCAAGGGCGAATTTATGAATGCGATGAAGCCCGAGTCGGTGCTGAACAATGAGCAGACTCTGATCACAATCGATGCTGGTGGATACGAGGTCAGTTTCAAACAGATTGCAGGGCTGTTGGCGCGACGCATCGTTTGCAATCTGAAGGTCGGCGACCGGGTGGAGCGGGGACAGAGAATCGGACTTATTAAATTTGGATCGCGCGTTGATGTGCTGATGCCTGCTGCTGCGAATCTGAAGGTAAAGACGGGAGCTCGAGTGAAGGGCGGCTCGACCGTGCTGGCTGTGCTTCCCGAGCAATCACTAAATAACGCAACAGTGGTGGCTTGA
- a CDS encoding DUF465 domain-containing protein: protein MQTGKFTELPHPASFPSIQQLMQEHSLYDRRLDTLRSKLFLTDSEQLEEVRLKKLKLSLKDEMERLRRLGAS from the coding sequence GTGCAAACTGGCAAGTTCACCGAGCTGCCCCATCCTGCGTCGTTCCCTTCCATTCAACAACTAATGCAAGAACATAGCCTTTACGATCGCAGGCTTGATACGCTGCGGTCCAAGTTATTTCTCACCGACTCGGAGCAGTTGGAGGAGGTAAGACTGAAGAAGCTGAAGCTGAGTTTGAAGGATGAGATGGAACGGCTTCGGCGTCTGGGAGCATCCTAA
- a CDS encoding GNAT family N-acetyltransferase produces MIQLEKATPEAPHWAEMEYGATVSPDESQAAMKRCLFIAEAESGLLGFAVGKVLVSETFMLAELESVAVSASARRVGVGRALCEAVLGWCREHGATVMELEVRAGGVGAVALYEGLGFAVVGQRSGYYRDPTEDALLMRLRLAEDE; encoded by the coding sequence GTGATTCAGCTTGAAAAGGCCACTCCCGAGGCTCCGCATTGGGCGGAGATGGAGTACGGGGCGACTGTGAGTCCAGATGAGTCTCAAGCTGCAATGAAACGATGTCTGTTCATTGCGGAGGCAGAGTCGGGGCTACTGGGATTTGCTGTGGGAAAGGTTCTTGTTTCAGAGACTTTCATGCTGGCGGAGCTAGAGAGCGTGGCGGTAAGTGCGTCGGCGCGACGAGTGGGTGTCGGAAGAGCGCTGTGCGAGGCCGTCCTTGGCTGGTGCCGGGAGCATGGAGCTACTGTGATGGAACTTGAGGTGAGGGCTGGAGGGGTGGGGGCTGTTGCGCTTTATGAAGGGCTGGGATTTGCCGTCGTCGGGCAGCGCAGTGGCTATTATCGAGATCCGACGGAGGACGCCTTGCTGATGCGGTTGAGGTTAGCAGAAGACGAGTAA
- the tsaB gene encoding tRNA (adenosine(37)-N6)-threonylcarbamoyltransferase complex dimerization subunit type 1 TsaB — protein sequence MMRFLMIHTAGAEGSVALGDTEEAQAAIATEVLPGRSSSERLVPAVRRLMTAKKWRINELTAVVVVHGPGSFTGVRVGVSAAKGLSEAGAVPLIAVSRLALLAASVNGGEQRVHAVLDAGRGEFYYGEYVGRRCVREVLMGAHDVMVAASGCLVVVCELKVAEALAELRWKLVDEPLAGDALPFAVERVALGRFEDAATLDANYLRRIDMEIFAKPVARAAR from the coding sequence ATGATGCGGTTTTTGATGATTCATACGGCGGGTGCTGAGGGGAGTGTTGCGTTGGGGGATACCGAAGAGGCGCAGGCGGCCATAGCGACGGAGGTGTTGCCTGGAAGGAGTTCATCGGAGCGTCTGGTCCCGGCAGTGCGGCGGCTAATGACGGCTAAAAAATGGCGAATCAACGAGCTGACGGCTGTGGTTGTGGTGCATGGGCCGGGATCTTTTACTGGGGTGCGGGTGGGTGTGAGTGCGGCTAAGGGGCTGAGCGAGGCAGGAGCGGTGCCGCTGATTGCGGTGTCGCGGCTGGCGTTGCTGGCTGCTTCTGTCAATGGCGGGGAGCAGAGGGTACATGCGGTTCTGGATGCTGGTCGCGGGGAGTTTTACTATGGCGAGTATGTGGGGAGGAGATGCGTGCGGGAGGTTTTGATGGGTGCGCACGATGTGATGGTGGCGGCTTCGGGTTGTCTGGTGGTGGTGTGTGAGTTGAAGGTGGCGGAGGCTTTGGCCGAGTTACGCTGGAAGCTAGTGGATGAGCCATTGGCGGGGGATGCTCTGCCGTTTGCGGTGGAGAGGGTGGCGTTAGGGCGATTCGAGGATGCGGCTACGCTCGATGCAAATTATCTGAGGCGAATCGATATGGAGATATTTGCCAAGCCTGTTGCGCGAGCCGCACGATGA
- the meaB gene encoding methylmalonyl Co-A mutase-associated GTPase MeaB has translation MNAHKQTRTWLVGAEAGLDQGWEEHDIIADVAKDFRMNGSDIAQMMARMRAGNVRALARAVSLVEDGGGSELLEACREFAGGSLRVGVTGPPGAGKSTLVDQMVRWLRQEGQSVGVVAVDPSSPYTGGALLGDRIRMQGFAGDDGVFIRSMASRGAMGGVARAAANVCLVMGAAGRKTIVIETVGVGQDEVDVIGLADVTVLVLVPGMGDEVQSLKAGVMEVADVFVVNKSDRGGAELVEQEIVAMQGLAMGRGEWVPPVVRTVATTGEGVEELMETVRRCAVEKGARRVRIEDAAGSRVLDRNDLGGLRLDHLGVAVKSIAGARGFYEALGLVVSHEETVEHEQVKTAMLPLGESRIELLEATEADSTIGRFLAKRGEGLHHIAVHVDGIDGMFARLMKQGVRLASDAVRVGAGGHRYFFVHPASTGGVLLEIVGDAIESHEGRA, from the coding sequence ATGAATGCTCACAAACAAACGCGAACTTGGCTGGTGGGAGCTGAAGCCGGATTGGATCAGGGATGGGAGGAGCACGATATCATCGCTGACGTGGCTAAAGATTTCAGGATGAACGGGAGTGATATTGCGCAGATGATGGCTCGTATGCGGGCGGGGAACGTTCGTGCCCTGGCCCGGGCTGTATCTCTGGTGGAGGATGGTGGGGGATCGGAGTTGCTGGAGGCCTGCCGCGAGTTTGCTGGGGGATCGCTGCGGGTGGGCGTGACGGGGCCTCCCGGGGCAGGGAAGAGCACGCTGGTGGACCAGATGGTGAGGTGGCTGCGTCAGGAGGGGCAAAGTGTCGGGGTGGTCGCGGTCGATCCGTCGAGCCCCTATACGGGTGGAGCGCTGCTGGGAGACAGGATTCGGATGCAGGGCTTTGCCGGGGATGATGGCGTGTTTATTCGTAGTATGGCCTCGCGCGGAGCGATGGGTGGGGTGGCGCGCGCGGCTGCGAATGTTTGCTTGGTGATGGGGGCGGCAGGACGGAAGACGATTGTGATTGAGACGGTGGGTGTGGGGCAGGATGAGGTCGATGTGATCGGCCTGGCGGATGTTACGGTTCTAGTTCTGGTCCCGGGGATGGGGGATGAGGTGCAGAGTCTGAAGGCCGGCGTGATGGAGGTCGCGGATGTGTTTGTGGTGAACAAGAGCGACCGTGGCGGCGCGGAGCTGGTGGAGCAGGAGATTGTTGCGATGCAGGGCTTAGCGATGGGACGCGGCGAGTGGGTGCCTCCAGTTGTGCGGACGGTGGCGACAACAGGGGAGGGTGTTGAGGAGTTGATGGAGACGGTAAGACGATGTGCTGTGGAGAAGGGCGCGCGAAGAGTAAGGATCGAGGATGCTGCCGGGTCGAGGGTGCTCGACCGGAACGATTTGGGCGGCTTGCGGCTGGACCATCTGGGTGTTGCGGTGAAAAGTATTGCAGGGGCGCGTGGATTTTATGAGGCGCTGGGGCTGGTGGTAAGTCATGAAGAGACGGTAGAGCACGAACAGGTGAAGACGGCGATGTTGCCGCTGGGCGAAAGCCGGATTGAGTTGCTGGAGGCGACTGAGGCAGACTCCACGATTGGGAGATTTTTGGCGAAGCGGGGTGAAGGGCTGCACCATATCGCCGTGCATGTGGATGGGATTGATGGGATGTTTGCGCGGCTGATGAAGCAGGGTGTCAGGTTGGCGAGCGATGCGGTGAGGGTAGGGGCTGGCGGCCATCGGTATTTCTTTGTGCATCCCGCCAGCACCGGGGGGGTGCTGTTAGAGATTGTCGGAGATGCAATTGAGTCACATGAAGGTAGGGCATGA
- a CDS encoding MFS transporter, with the protein MSINTASLPDSGFTTAAPEKSNIRWLVCGLLFLATTINYMDRSVFSLIEPLLHLDFMGWIPGLDAAHQTTYNLNFGRVLICFQIAYGIGLLFAGRVIDKLGTKVGYTVAIVVWACASMSHSIVSSVAGFCVARVFLGLGEAGNFPAAIKAVTEWFPSEERALATGLFNSGTNASAFIAPVLIAAVAARWGWHAAFICTGSMGLIWAILWLIFPYNKLRRGTTQTQANLAPVTQGGSIYSILLRHRGFWAFCIAKGMTDPIWWFYLFYLPKFLNDNYGLNLSHVKYPLIVIYTAASIGSIAGGWLSGFRMKRGHSVNSGRKFALLLCALCVTPIMLVPHMHTLFPSNAWPAIGLFCLATAAHQGWSANLFSTPTDMFPSTGVSTVVGIGGATGALGGACFTWLVSHYFSLHPLLIFMMAGLAYVTALMIFQLLVPRLGGRQTA; encoded by the coding sequence ATGTCGATCAACACTGCCAGCCTGCCTGATTCGGGCTTCACCACCGCCGCCCCGGAGAAATCCAACATCCGCTGGCTCGTCTGCGGTCTTCTTTTCCTCGCTACCACCATCAACTACATGGACCGCTCGGTCTTCTCCCTCATCGAGCCCCTCCTCCACCTCGACTTCATGGGCTGGATTCCCGGCCTCGACGCCGCCCATCAAACCACCTACAACCTGAACTTCGGCCGCGTCCTGATCTGCTTTCAGATTGCCTATGGCATCGGTCTCCTCTTCGCCGGCCGAGTCATCGATAAGCTAGGAACCAAAGTCGGTTACACCGTCGCCATCGTGGTCTGGGCATGCGCTTCAATGAGTCACTCCATCGTCTCCAGTGTTGCTGGCTTTTGTGTGGCGCGTGTCTTCCTGGGCCTCGGGGAGGCCGGTAACTTCCCTGCCGCAATCAAAGCCGTCACGGAATGGTTCCCCTCTGAGGAGCGCGCCCTTGCCACCGGCCTTTTCAACTCGGGCACCAACGCTTCCGCCTTCATCGCACCAGTCCTCATCGCTGCCGTCGCCGCCCGTTGGGGATGGCATGCAGCCTTTATCTGCACCGGTTCCATGGGGCTCATCTGGGCGATCCTCTGGCTCATCTTCCCCTATAACAAGCTGCGCCGTGGCACGACCCAGACCCAGGCCAACCTCGCTCCCGTCACCCAGGGCGGCTCCATCTATTCCATCCTCCTTCGCCACCGCGGGTTCTGGGCCTTCTGCATCGCCAAAGGAATGACCGACCCCATCTGGTGGTTCTATCTCTTTTATCTTCCCAAGTTCCTCAACGATAACTACGGCCTCAACCTGAGCCACGTAAAGTATCCCCTCATCGTCATCTACACCGCCGCGAGCATCGGCTCCATCGCCGGGGGGTGGCTCTCCGGCTTCCGGATGAAACGCGGCCACAGCGTCAACTCCGGACGCAAGTTCGCGCTTCTCCTCTGCGCCCTGTGCGTCACTCCCATCATGCTTGTCCCGCATATGCACACGCTCTTCCCCAGCAATGCGTGGCCAGCAATTGGACTCTTTTGTCTGGCAACCGCCGCGCATCAGGGTTGGTCCGCCAACCTCTTCTCCACCCCAACCGATATGTTCCCTTCAACCGGTGTCAGCACCGTCGTCGGCATAGGCGGGGCCACTGGAGCCCTCGGTGGCGCGTGCTTCACTTGGCTTGTCTCTCACTACTTCTCGCTCCACCCCTTGCTGATCTTCATGATGGCAGGTCTCGCCTACGTTACTGCCCTGATGATCTTTCAGCTCCTGGTCCCACGTCTTGGCGGACGGCAGACAGCTTAA
- a CDS encoding FadR/GntR family transcriptional regulator gives MKKEVKEQFDEVSSHSQLTMQVVEHIRLLIISGEVRPGDRLPPERDLARQLKISRSSLRSGIGFLAAMGVLKSRHGAGTFVASGPPSFDSSSFSVLGALHGFLPGQMFEARTVIESNLAALAAERATEEQITELAEEVAEMYAALDDPHEYLIHDVRFHRAIARAAANPILAAVMETIIANLYERRSKTIQNAVDLKESSEMHREIYRAIRSHHPAQARRAMEQHLELARIAQESEAEVAAPVVEVAGEVPPPPEDETHLSR, from the coding sequence GTGAAAAAAGAGGTCAAAGAGCAGTTCGACGAGGTCTCCAGCCACAGCCAGCTCACCATGCAGGTCGTCGAACACATTCGCCTGCTCATCATTTCGGGCGAGGTGCGCCCCGGTGACCGCCTCCCGCCTGAACGCGATCTCGCTCGCCAGCTCAAGATCAGCCGCTCCAGTCTGCGCTCCGGCATTGGTTTTCTTGCGGCCATGGGAGTCCTCAAAAGCCGCCACGGGGCCGGCACCTTCGTCGCGTCCGGTCCTCCCTCGTTCGACTCTAGCTCCTTCTCCGTGCTCGGTGCGCTGCATGGATTTCTTCCTGGGCAGATGTTTGAAGCCCGCACCGTCATTGAGTCAAATCTGGCCGCTCTCGCTGCGGAGCGCGCCACCGAAGAGCAGATTACGGAGCTTGCGGAAGAGGTTGCCGAGATGTACGCCGCGCTTGACGATCCTCATGAGTACCTGATTCACGATGTTCGCTTTCATCGCGCCATTGCGCGGGCTGCGGCCAACCCCATCCTGGCCGCGGTGATGGAGACGATCATCGCCAATCTCTATGAGCGGCGCAGCAAAACGATTCAGAACGCGGTTGATTTGAAGGAGTCCTCCGAGATGCACCGCGAGATCTATCGCGCCATCCGGTCGCATCATCCTGCGCAGGCCCGGCGCGCGATGGAGCAGCACCTCGAGCTGGCCCGGATCGCCCAGGAGTCGGAGGCCGAGGTTGCCGCGCCGGTCGTTGAGGTCGCAGGGGAGGTCCCGCCACCTCCCGAGGATGAGACGCATCTGAGCCGGTAG
- the metG gene encoding methionine--tRNA ligase subunit beta, which produces MPEQKFYLTTPIYYVNARPHIGHAYSTIAVDVIARRHRLLGDDTFFLTGTDEHGQKVERSAAAAGIPPLQFADEVSASFRALWDRMGITYDDYIRTTEPRHISAVQKLFQLLLDRDKIYLSSYTGQYSIGEEMFVDGPPGTIGPDGKPTETVTEENYFFRLSEYQLPLIDLIESDDPEKRLLIQPESSRNEVLSFLRGNVAEATERGEVLEVSASGKAYVPGALKDLSISRTSFKWGIPVPGNEKHVIYVWLDALANYMTAIGYGSDDPALQEKFNRYWPADLHLVGKEITRFHCVYWPAFLLAAEIPTPKSVVANGWLLFDDSKMSKSKGNVVRTETILDAFGTEVYKKQFPDSTKKEQDLFGADVLRYFLLREIPFGADGSFSFDAMITRYNADLANGYGNLVSRTLGLIVQNFSSGEIGGSPSGIARVPPLTKGNDTLAFIYSIDLRAHADTLVGLYQTENEYAFGSKLQRISDFIQKVDVFMTEQKPWKLATYLKTSSATTYPDAARQKEFEDNLRNDIVRLECILYTAAQSIRIITALLYPVLPFSTARVWAQLGLGDIEEAALNGELKNLEWGGLKPGTKLGPLAPIFPRADKGLAQIMIDMENPNAPKPEQPTPSRFVDETTTHTAPVPTDPTHPGAPPRTSGFADVAPGTTVAGSLAISTERTGTPSHSEAPASGIFANSAAHSNIPDTPQIAIDDFVKIDLRVAQIVVAERIPKADKLLRLEVDLGYEKRQILSGIAEWYAPEELIGKKIVVIANLAPRKMRGLESHGMLLAASHGEDGKPVLATFGEEIALGSRLK; this is translated from the coding sequence ATGCCCGAGCAAAAGTTCTATCTCACTACCCCTATCTACTATGTCAACGCACGCCCGCACATCGGCCATGCGTACTCGACCATTGCGGTCGACGTCATCGCGCGTCGCCACCGCCTGCTGGGCGACGACACCTTCTTCCTGACCGGGACCGACGAGCATGGCCAGAAGGTGGAACGCTCCGCCGCCGCAGCCGGTATTCCGCCGCTGCAGTTTGCCGACGAGGTGTCGGCCTCCTTTCGCGCCCTGTGGGACCGGATGGGCATCACCTACGACGACTACATCCGCACCACGGAGCCGCGCCACATCTCAGCGGTCCAGAAGCTCTTTCAGCTCCTGCTCGACCGCGACAAGATCTATCTCAGCAGCTACACCGGCCAGTACTCGATCGGCGAGGAGATGTTCGTTGATGGACCTCCCGGCACCATCGGCCCCGACGGCAAGCCTACCGAGACTGTCACTGAAGAGAACTACTTCTTCCGGCTCTCGGAGTATCAGCTCCCACTCATCGACCTGATCGAGAGCGACGATCCTGAGAAGCGTCTGCTAATTCAGCCCGAGTCGAGCCGGAACGAGGTGCTCAGTTTTCTACGTGGCAACGTCGCGGAGGCGACGGAACGCGGCGAAGTTCTCGAGGTGTCGGCCAGCGGCAAGGCCTATGTTCCCGGGGCGCTCAAAGATCTTTCCATCTCGCGCACCAGCTTCAAGTGGGGCATTCCTGTGCCCGGCAACGAGAAGCATGTCATCTATGTGTGGCTCGATGCGCTGGCCAACTACATGACGGCTATCGGCTACGGCTCGGACGACCCGGCGCTGCAGGAGAAGTTCAACCGCTACTGGCCTGCTGACCTGCATCTCGTAGGCAAGGAGATCACACGCTTCCACTGCGTTTACTGGCCCGCCTTCCTGCTTGCTGCGGAAATTCCCACGCCGAAGTCCGTCGTCGCCAACGGCTGGCTTCTCTTCGACGACAGCAAGATGTCGAAGTCGAAGGGCAACGTCGTCCGCACTGAGACAATCCTTGACGCCTTCGGCACCGAAGTCTACAAGAAGCAGTTTCCCGACAGCACGAAGAAGGAACAAGATCTTTTTGGTGCAGACGTTCTGCGTTACTTCCTCCTTCGGGAGATTCCGTTCGGAGCCGACGGTAGCTTCAGCTTTGACGCTATGATCACCCGCTACAACGCGGACCTCGCCAACGGCTACGGCAATTTAGTCAGCCGCACACTCGGGCTAATAGTTCAGAACTTTAGCTCTGGGGAGATCGGAGGTTCGCCGAGTGGTATTGCGCGGGTCCCTCCTCTCACTAAAGGAAACGATACACTCGCGTTCATTTACAGCATTGATCTACGTGCACACGCGGATACTCTGGTGGGTCTCTATCAGACGGAAAATGAGTACGCTTTTGGATCGAAACTTCAGCGGATTTCCGACTTCATACAAAAAGTCGACGTTTTCATGACTGAGCAAAAGCCGTGGAAGCTAGCCACCTACCTCAAAACGTCGTCCGCAACAACCTACCCAGATGCAGCAAGGCAGAAAGAGTTCGAGGATAATCTGCGAAATGACATCGTTCGTCTTGAGTGCATACTTTACACTGCCGCTCAATCCATTCGAATCATCACCGCGCTTCTTTATCCGGTCCTTCCCTTCTCTACAGCACGGGTGTGGGCGCAGCTTGGGCTTGGCGACATTGAAGAAGCTGCGCTTAACGGCGAACTGAAAAATCTTGAATGGGGCGGCCTGAAACCTGGCACAAAACTTGGCCCGCTGGCCCCCATCTTTCCTCGAGCAGACAAAGGACTTGCGCAGATCATGATTGATATGGAAAACCCGAACGCACCGAAGCCAGAACAGCCCACGCCCTCTCGTTTCGTCGATGAGACGACGACGCACACCGCTCCCGTCCCGACCGACCCCACGCATCCCGGTGCGCCCCCACGTACGTCGGGCTTTGCTGATGTCGCGCCCGGCACCACCGTGGCAGGCAGCCTCGCAATCAGCACGGAGCGCACCGGCACGCCCTCGCACAGCGAAGCGCCTGCCTCGGGTATCTTCGCCAACTCGGCGGCTCATTCCAACATCCCCGACACGCCGCAGATCGCCATCGATGACTTTGTGAAGATCGATCTTCGCGTTGCGCAGATCGTCGTGGCTGAGCGCATCCCCAAGGCCGACAAGCTGCTCCGCCTTGAGGTCGATCTTGGCTATGAGAAGCGCCAGATTCTCTCCGGCATCGCCGAGTGGTATGCGCCTGAGGAACTGATTGGTAAGAAGATTGTTGTGATTGCGAACCTTGCTCCTCGCAAGATGCGCGGCCTGGAGTCGCACGGCATGCTGCTGGCTGCTTCGCATGGCGAAGACGGTAAGCCTGTGCTGGCGACGTTTGGCGAAGAGATCGCGTTGGGCTCTCGGCTGAAATAA
- a CDS encoding PEP-CTERM sorting domain-containing protein has translation MRKLVFPLVLLASAFVQPLTARADAIDDFVLTGNGLDITFSLPASPPGNEMTCPPFSPSCLPGSETAFYLSTLVTTNGVTSVESLAFPTFRFNGGLSLGSNPGRLFGPQLFLPDAANPTFLTGTFDLDAFPPKGGVVDYTLTITPETTAPTPEPSTLALFGTGIVGLIEFARTRKRRV, from the coding sequence ATGCGAAAGCTTGTCTTCCCACTTGTTCTGCTTGCCTCTGCCTTCGTTCAGCCCTTAACCGCCCGCGCCGACGCTATCGACGACTTTGTCCTTACCGGCAACGGCCTCGACATCACCTTCTCTCTGCCAGCCTCGCCGCCAGGCAATGAGATGACCTGTCCCCCCTTCAGCCCCTCCTGCCTGCCGGGATCTGAGACTGCCTTCTACCTCTCTACTCTCGTCACGACGAATGGCGTGACCAGCGTGGAAAGCCTTGCGTTCCCGACGTTTCGGTTTAACGGGGGCTTGAGTCTTGGGTCGAATCCTGGAAGATTATTCGGACCCCAGCTCTTCCTGCCGGACGCCGCCAATCCTACTTTTTTGACCGGAACCTTCGATCTGGATGCATTCCCACCCAAGGGCGGCGTGGTCGATTACACGCTGACGATTACACCGGAGACGACTGCGCCGACGCCTGAGCCTTCGACGCTAGCTCTGTTCGGAACCGGTATCGTCGGCCTGATCGAGTTTGCGCGTACCCGGAAGAGACGCGTTTGA
- a CDS encoding cupin domain-containing protein — MENLTRRDLCVALSAFAAMGGVVAEGQGNASREAPASSTGAAEPVLTHSEIFAFDKLPIHASANGGQSRAVIQGRLATGEFVEVHETALPPGQMPHPPHRHTHSEFLLIREGRLEATSDGKTGIVEPGGIIFTASGVLHSLKNVGDVMANYFVVAIGVQKAIV; from the coding sequence ATGGAAAATCTAACCCGGCGTGATCTTTGTGTCGCTCTCTCGGCCTTTGCGGCGATGGGCGGTGTCGTGGCGGAAGGCCAAGGCAACGCCTCTCGTGAAGCCCCAGCCAGCAGCACCGGCGCCGCAGAGCCAGTGCTGACCCACTCAGAGATCTTCGCCTTCGACAAGCTGCCCATCCACGCCTCGGCGAACGGCGGCCAAAGCCGTGCGGTCATCCAGGGGCGGCTGGCCACGGGCGAGTTCGTCGAGGTGCACGAAACCGCCCTGCCACCGGGCCAGATGCCGCACCCCCCGCATCGCCACACCCACTCCGAGTTCCTGCTCATCCGCGAAGGAAGACTCGAAGCCACCAGCGACGGCAAGACCGGCATCGTCGAACCCGGAGGCATCATCTTCACCGCGTCTGGCGTGCTGCACAGTCTGAAGAACGTCGGCGACGTGATGGCAAACTACTTCGTCGTCGCCATCGGCGTGCAGAAGGCGATCGTCTAG